AAAAGAATTTCCTGCTTTTTCAGAGGCATTCTTTGTTCATTTTCCCGGTGATATCTGTGTACTCCTGCATCATACTTTTCCCCCTAAGTGCGCTGTTTAATACGTTCATCTCCTATCAGAAATGGATAACTCATACATAGCTTGTTCAAACGTATATTTTCCTCCAGCGTCTGATCTTATCGATGTGAAGGTAACAGCTTTTATTGTCATTTTTCTCATTCTTGCCACTGAGCAGTAAGCGCTCATTTCCTGGTGATCCTCGAAGTATTCCTGCAGGTTTGCTCCGTTTATTGGCGGCCGGCATGCTTTCCACATGAGTACGGTCAATCCATATTTTGAAATCCTTTCATGGATGGATTTTATGGATTGATGCAGTCTAATAAGCGGAGGTGAGATGAATGATAAAGAACAGAAGTGGAAAAGGCGGCGTACCGACTGGAGGCAATACAGGCGGCATTGGCGGCGGTCATACTGGTAAAATGGGCAAATCGGATACGGAGTTTTCTGCCGAAAACATCGTGAAGGAAGAAAAAAAACAAAAGAAATAACAGTGGTATCGAGAGCTTGGACATTACACACAATAAAGGGGATGTAAATATGCCATTCGGTGCTCACGAAACATTGGAAGTACATGAAATCCTATTGGGCAAAGTCAATATGATCACCCATTTTAATCTGTACCTGCAGGAAGCACAGGATCCTGAATTAAGGGATCTGATTATACGCCACCGGCAGGAGGAAATCCGTTCTTATGATGAAATCGTAGCTTATACACATGATTACAATGCGGCTGCGCCTGTGCCCCCGATGACCAATGTGAAGGGCGTATCTCCGCAAAACATTCAATATGGGTTGAATAATCCTCCTCAGGTTGAGCCGCGTACCGGAGCTGCACTAGGCGACACAGAAATTGGTTCTGCTGTGCTTTGCGCGCATAAAAATGCCGCGAAAAATGGAATGTGGGCCGCCCTTGAAACCGCAGATCCTAATCTGCGCCGTATGCTCCTTAACAGTGCGACAAACTGTGCAAACCATGCGTATGAAGTATTTTTGTTCATGAACAAGCAGGGGACTTACCAAGTTCCTAAAATGAGCAGCCATACGGCGAAAACATACCTTCATACGTATCAGCCTGCCGGACAGTCTTTTCAAAACCAATATTCCGGGCAGACAGGCTTTAGCGGCCACGCGCCGGGTG
The genomic region above belongs to Domibacillus sp. DTU_2020_1001157_1_SI_ALB_TIR_016 and contains:
- a CDS encoding spore coat protein; amino-acid sequence: MPFGAHETLEVHEILLGKVNMITHFNLYLQEAQDPELRDLIIRHRQEEIRSYDEIVAYTHDYNAAAPVPPMTNVKGVSPQNIQYGLNNPPQVEPRTGAALGDTEIGSAVLCAHKNAAKNGMWAALETADPNLRRMLLNSATNCANHAYEVFLFMNKQGTYQVPKMSSHTAKTYLHTYQPAGQSFQNQYSGQTGFSGHAPGAGGGMNQNFNQASQQSHFYGGLQGNRNAQYGMNGNLPNQGMQGYSK